One Streptomyces umbrinus genomic window, GAAGGGGCTGAAGGCGGGCGTGATCAACGTCCTGGAGGGCGGCACCGTCTCGGTGAACGCCTCCGACGACGCCATCCACAGCGACGGCGCGGTCCACGTCAACGGAGCGAAGGTGACGGCCGCGAGCGGCGACGACGGGGTTCACGCGGAGGGCGATCTGACCGTCGGCAAGGGGACGTTGAAGGTCACGTCCGCCGTCGAAGGCGTCGAGGGCGCCGACATCTCCGTGAACGGCGGGAGGGTGGACATCCGCTCCAGCGACGACGGGATCAACGCGGCGGGGGGTACGAGCTCCTCGGGCGATGGCGGAGGAGGTGGTGGGGGCGGCCTCGGCGGGGGTGGCGGAGGCGGCGGCGGTGAGAGCGTCGGTGACTACAAGCTCACCGTCAGCGGCGGCACCCTGGTCGTCGACTCCGAGGGCGACGGCCTCGACTCCAACGGCACCGCCGAGATCACCGGTGGCACGGTCGTCGTGAACGGCCCGCAGCAGGGTGGCAACGGCGCCCTCGACGTCAACGGCGACTTCGGCATCAGCGGCGGAGTCCTGCTGGCCGCCGGCAGCGCGGGCATGGCCGTCGCCCCCTCCACCGACTCCGAACAGGGCTGGCTCTCCGCCACCCTCGACTCGTCGGTCCCGGCCGGCACGACCCTCCACGTCGTCGACTCCGACGGCAAGGTGGTCGCCACGTACGTCACCTCGAAGTCGATCCAGAACGTCGTCTACTCGTCCTCCGCGGTGAAGAGCGGAGAGGAGTACGAGATCTACTCGGGCGGCACGAAGTCCGGTACCGGTACGGGAGGTCTGGCCCCCTCGGGCACCCTGGGCTCGGCCGAGCGCATCGCCACGGTGACGGCGGGCGAGGCACCGGAGGGAGGCTTCGGGGGCGGCCGGCGATAGGCGAGCTGTCGCACTCCATGGTCCCCGGGGCCAGACTGGAAGGAGGCGGAGATTCCCGAGACGCCGAGAATCCCATGAGCGGAGATTCCCGAGACGCGGATCCCGAGACCCGCAGCGGACCGGCCATGGAGGAATCATGACGGCAGCCACGCGGAACGACACACCCGTCGCGATCGAGGGCAACGGTGTGGAACTGCGCATGCAGGAAGTCGGCGGCGGTATGAGCGTCGCCTTCGCGAGCCTCCCCGAGGGGACGGACATGGGGCCGGCGGTGAAGGGCCTGCCCGACGACCAGTGCCAGTGCCCCCACTGGGGATACCTCCTCAAGGGGCGGCTCAGGATGCGCACCAAGGCGGGGAGCGAGGTCTACGAGGCGGGGCAGGCCTTCTACTGGGCGCCCGGCCACGTACCGGAGGCGCTCGAGGACTGCGAGTACGTCGACTTCTCGCCGACGAAGGAGTTCAACGAGGTTATCGACCACGTCAAGGCGCAGATGAGCTAGGGCCGGGGCAGGGCAGCCTGTCCGGCGGACCGGTCGAACCCGCGGCGGAGCGGCGGTGGCGGATCAGGTCTCGTACAGCCCGTCCCAGGGTGGGCCGAAGCCCAGCCGGTCCGGGTAGAGCTCGGCCCAGGGCTCCCCTTCGTCCTCGCCGGTCAGCATGCCGAACAGCACGCCGTCGACGGTGAGCCGGAAGGGGCGGACCGCGATGTCGGTGTACCGGCGCCGGGGGAGGCTCCTGAGGAGTTTGGCCAGGTGGGCCTGGGCCCGGGCGAGGACCGAGTCCTGGCCCTCCGGGGCGCGCTGCTGCTCGGCCCACGTGCCGGCACACCAGATGTCCGAGTCCCGGTAACGGCCCTCGGCGTCGAAGGTGTGGAGCACCGCGTAGAGACGTTTGTGCTCTTCCCAGCCGTCGTCGGGCCGGTACCCCTCGGGGAACGCGTACGTGATCGACCCCAGGAACTGCCCCTCCGCGTAGTGACCGATGGCCTCGGTGCGGTGGCGCGGCTCGTAGGCGATCGGGATGACCTCGGGGACTGCCATGGCGAAACCATACGGATGAATCGTGGACATGCCACAGGCGGGGCCACCGTAACAGCCCTCGGACTCCGGGCGGATGCGAGGTGTGTTCGAGACGTTCGCCTTGTTCGACACGTTTTCGACGGTTGTGGCCTGACGATCGCGCCGACGCAGATCGGCGGCCTCACGGCAACACCATTGCCGGCGACTCGACCCGGAAGGCCGTCCGTACGCGACCCTGTCCGCCTTGCTGCGGCTTGCCGAGTACCCGTTTTCCGATTCGCTTTCGCGCAGGAACCCATTGGAGTTTCGCGTGTCGGCTGATGTGTTGATCGTACGGGGAAGTCCTTCAGTCGTTGCGTCCGCGACCCGATGTTTGCAGAGGAAGCTCGAACTCGCTTCCGGTGCACTCGCACATCTGTACCTTCGGATCAAAGGAGCAATGCATGAGTCCTGAACTCAGGACAAGGTCCTCCCTGAGCCCCCTCGCCGCCCGTGGCGCGTGGCTGACCGGCGGGGCTGTTGCCTCGCTCGCTCTCGTGTTCGCAGGCGTCGCGACTCCCGCATCGGCCTCGGTCACCCCGGCCGCCGACAGCGTCGTGGCCGGCCCGTCGAACGAAGACTGCAAGAAGGAGAACGGGCACCACGAGAAGTACCAGCCGGAGGGGAAGGCCCAGACGCCCACCGGACCGGGTCACGACCAGTGCGAGGACCGGGACCGCGACAAGCAGGAGTGCTCGGACATCGACTCGGTCGTCCTGCCGCCCCAAAACCAGGTGCCCAGGGTGGAGCTCAGCGCCGTGCTGACCGACGGGAAGGCGTTCGCCGGGCAACGGACCTTCAACGGGGACCCGAGCGACTACGAATGGGACAAGATCAGCAACAATGACGGCTTCCCCGACAAGGCCTGCGCCATCTCCATCTCGACCGACGGAGACGACGACGCCTGGATCAAGGTGCTGACCAAAAACGGCCGCGTCTACGAGACCGAGGGCAGCAAGGAGGGCTCCGAGTTCACCTGGAACGACGACTGGGTGAAGCTGGAGACGCCGCGGGAGAACGACCTCGCGACCAGGGAGAAGGGCGAGAAGGTGACACCGGTCAACCCCAACCGTGTCCCGACAGGTGTGCTGGTTTCCTGACCCCGACACCAGCCCGGTTCGCCGCGCGCGCAATGGCTACAGCCGGCGCGCGCGGCACCCCGGCCCGCTGGGCCGGTTGCCCGGTCACTCCGCGGCCGCGGACCCGGGGCACGTCTCGCCCGAGCCCCCGGCCCGCCTGACGCCGGGGATCGTCACGGTCACCTTCGTCGACGATGCGGTGTCGTTCGCGCTTCCGCCCGAGCTCCCGGAGCCCGCGGACACGACGAGGCGGGCGTCCGCGATCGTGCACGTCAGCTGGGCGAGGGCCGTCCTGGTCAGGGGCTCGGTGCCGCGGGGCAGTTCGACCGACACCCGCGCCCCGTTCGCCCGGACGGTCGGCGTGGACCTCAGGGGGGGAAGTTCCGTGGCCAGGCCCTTGCGGCCGAGGATGGCGTCCGGCCCCCGGAACAGCAGTTCCACCGCCGTTCCGATGTCGAAGGTGCCGGGGACCTGGCTGCGGACGCCGAGCAGCGTGTCCTGCCTGACGAAGTAGAGGACGTAGGCCGGCCGTATTCCGGTGGCCGCCTCTCCCGCCTCCACCACACCGGTCGAGGGAATCCCGCAGGACGAGAGCAGGAGCGCGGCGGCCGTGAGCGAAAGCCCGGACCGCACCGCCCGCTGCCCACGTCCGATGCGCCATCTCATGTCTCCCGTACCTCCTTCTCCTCCTGGCCCAGGGGGATCTCGACCGTGAACACGGCCCCGCCGCCCTCCTCCCGGTTCGCCGCCCGGACCGTACCGCCGTGCAGCCGGACGTTCTCCGCCGTGATCGAGAGTCCGAGGCCGCTGCCCTCCGACCGGGTCCTGGCGGTGTCCGACTTGTAGAAGCGGTCGAAGACATGCGGCAGGACGTCCGCCGGAATGCCGGGCCCACTGTCCGTCACCTCGATGACGGCCCACCCCCCGTCGTCGGCGGCATCCGGCATCTCCCGTGCGTACAGACGCAGTTGTACGGGGCATGCGCCGTGCCGCAGCGCGTTGCCGACCAGGTTGGCGACGGCCACGTCGAGGCGGCGCGGGTCGACCCGGCCGCGCAGTTCGCCGGGTCCGGGGAGCCGGGTGTCCACCGTGTCCTGCCAGCCGCGGGCGGCGAGGGTGCGCCGCAGGGACTCCGCGAGGTCGAGGTCGTCCAGTTGCAGGCCTGCCGCGCCCGCGTCGAAGCGGGAGATCTCCATCAGGTCGCCGACGAGCCGGGCCAGCTTCACGGTCTCCCCGCTGATGAGGCGTACGGCCATCGCGGTGTCCGGGTCGAGCCGGGCCGCGTCCTCGTCCAGGACGTCGGTGACGGCCGACATCGCCGCCAGCGGGGTGCGCAGCTCGTGCGAGACGTCCGCGACGAAACGCCGGGCGCGGGCCTCCATGCGGCGCAGCTCGGCCACGGACTCCTCGAGGGCGGCGGCGGTCTCGTTGAACGTGTGGGACAGATCGGCGAGTTCGTCGGAGCCGTTGACGGCGAGCCGGGTGTCCAGGTGGCCCTCGGCGATGCTCCGGGTGGCGCGACGCAGTTCGCGTACCGGGCGCAGCACTCCGCGGGCGGCCAGCAGGGCGAGTAGGACAGCGAGGCCGAGGGCGGGCACGACGGCGCGTCCGATGGCGGTGACCAGGGCGTCGACGTATCCCTGTTCGCCGGTCTGCGGCACCGTCAGGAAGACCGAGACCCCGGAGGCGGAGCGTTCGGCGGGCTCGCTGAAGGTGACCGGCAGGCCGACGACGAGCGAGGAGCGGCCGTCCGTCGTCACCCGCTGGAAGACGGCGGCCCGCCGGGAGCCCACGGCCGACCGCATGCCGGCCGTCAGCTCGGTGAACGCGTCCTGTGGTCTGGAGGTGGCCCGCAGATCGCGGTAGGTGGCCAGGACCCGCCAGTTCTGCGCCGGTTCGGCGGCGGCCACCTCCTGGGCGACCGACTCCAGGTCGCTCTGGGTCGGCGGGTAGGCGATGCCGGGCGCCAGGCCGTCGACGTGTGCCCGCAGCCTTTTGATGATGGTGTCCTGGCTCTGCTGGAGCACGGCGATGCGGGCCTCCCGGAAGGTGAGGGCGCCCGTGGTGAGGGTGGCGACGGCGGTGACGAGCACGAAGGCGACGAGCAGCCGGCCGCGCAGACCGCGCAGCGGTCGCTTCACCGGGTCACCTGTCCGTATCCGGCCGACCCGCACATCCAGGTACGTGTCCAGGTATGTGTCCAGGTACGCGTCGAGGTACCGCTCACCGGGACTGGAACCGGTAGCCGAAGCCGCGCACGGTCTGGATGTAGCGCGGCTGCCCCGCGGGCTCGCCCATCTTGGTGCGGAGCCGCTTGACGCACGCGTCCACCAGCCGGGAGTCGCCGTGGTAGCTGTGCTCCCAGACCGCCTCCAGCAACTGCTGCCGGGAGAACACCTGGCCGGGCGAGGCGGAGAGGGTCAGCAGGAGCCGTAGTTCGGAAGGGGCGAGGGAGACCGGCGCACCGCGCCGGGTGATGGCCAGCCCGGCCCGGTCGATGGTCAGTTCGCCGTCGTCGCCGTGGGTCTCGATCTTCGGTATGCCCTCGGCGTTCGGTGCGCCGCCGACCCGGCGCAGGACCGCGCGGATACGCGCTTCGAGTACGCGTGCCTGCACCGGCTTGACCACGTAGTCGTCCGCCCCGGCCTCCAGCCCGACCACGATGTCCGTGTCGTCGCCCCGGGCGGTCGCCATGACGATCGGCACCTGGTCCTCGGTACGGATCCGGCGGCACACCTCGAGACCGCTGAGGCCGGGCAGCATCAGGTCGAGCACGACGACGTCAGGCCGGAAGGACCGCAGCAGGGCCAGCCCCTCCTCACCGGTTCCGGCGGTGGTGACGTCGTGCCCCTGGCGGCGCAGTGCGAGCCGGACGCCCTCCCGTACGGCGCGGTCGTCTTCGATCAGCAGGACGCGTGGCATGTGCTCAGTATCCGTACGCCTCAGGGGAGTTGAGGCAGGTACGGGCGCCGGTGGGGGAACTGTTACGGGACGATCACATAGGCCGGACGGGTGATCGACCGTTATCTCTTCGTTATCGGCTGAGCGATATCCCATCACATGCCGTACTCACTCTTGATGACCATGAACACGACTGCCCGTCGCACGAAGCCGTCCTCGACCAGGGGGCCCTCCGCCTCCCGACCGTCCCGGCGTCGTCGCAGAGGTGCCGCGCAATCCGGTGG contains:
- a CDS encoding sensor histidine kinase, producing MKRPLRGLRGRLLVAFVLVTAVATLTTGALTFREARIAVLQQSQDTIIKRLRAHVDGLAPGIAYPPTQSDLESVAQEVAAAEPAQNWRVLATYRDLRATSRPQDAFTELTAGMRSAVGSRRAAVFQRVTTDGRSSLVVGLPVTFSEPAERSASGVSVFLTVPQTGEQGYVDALVTAIGRAVVPALGLAVLLALLAARGVLRPVRELRRATRSIAEGHLDTRLAVNGSDELADLSHTFNETAAALEESVAELRRMEARARRFVADVSHELRTPLAAMSAVTDVLDEDAARLDPDTAMAVRLISGETVKLARLVGDLMEISRFDAGAAGLQLDDLDLAESLRRTLAARGWQDTVDTRLPGPGELRGRVDPRRLDVAVANLVGNALRHGACPVQLRLYAREMPDAADDGGWAVIEVTDSGPGIPADVLPHVFDRFYKSDTARTRSEGSGLGLSITAENVRLHGGTVRAANREEGGGAVFTVEIPLGQEEKEVRET
- a CDS encoding response regulator transcription factor; this translates as MPRVLLIEDDRAVREGVRLALRRQGHDVTTAGTGEEGLALLRSFRPDVVVLDLMLPGLSGLEVCRRIRTEDQVPIVMATARGDDTDIVVGLEAGADDYVVKPVQARVLEARIRAVLRRVGGAPNAEGIPKIETHGDDGELTIDRAGLAITRRGAPVSLAPSELRLLLTLSASPGQVFSRQQLLEAVWEHSYHGDSRLVDACVKRLRTKMGEPAGQPRYIQTVRGFGYRFQSR